The following are from one region of the Longimicrobium sp. genome:
- the tssG gene encoding type VI secretion system baseplate subunit TssG, translating to MEAAAVAPPGPPPAPPRKARARKPAAASPDGTSPGDGGLAAAERALAAEPWGFGFFQAVRLLERLRPGRARVGFFGDPAAEVVRFGVNPSIAFPPSELHGVELEGEVARMSVNFLGLTGPQGVLPLHYTLLVRHRARAKEPAPGEFLDLFHHRLLSLFYRAWEKHRIAVAAERGERDPLRRHLLDLLGEGGEAARRELPEEALAWFAGALAPPSRGAVALEQVLEECFGVPAAVEQFVGGWVPLDDGELCRLGEDDGGDSDALGWGAVAGAEVWHPQSRIRVVLGPLSKRDYDRFLPTGGAHGLLKALVRFHTHDQFECEVRLVLARDEVPGCVLGAADAEPLGWSTWVRTRPFAEDAGDTLLRL from the coding sequence ATGGAAGCCGCTGCTGTAGCCCCGCCCGGGCCGCCGCCCGCGCCGCCGCGGAAGGCGCGCGCGCGGAAGCCCGCCGCCGCGTCCCCGGACGGCACCTCTCCGGGCGACGGGGGACTGGCGGCGGCGGAGCGGGCGCTGGCGGCGGAGCCGTGGGGGTTCGGCTTCTTCCAGGCGGTGCGGCTGCTGGAGCGGCTGCGGCCGGGGCGCGCGCGGGTGGGCTTCTTCGGCGATCCCGCGGCCGAGGTGGTGCGCTTCGGGGTGAACCCGTCCATCGCCTTCCCCCCATCGGAACTGCACGGGGTGGAGCTGGAGGGCGAGGTGGCGCGGATGAGCGTGAACTTCCTGGGGCTCACCGGGCCGCAGGGGGTGCTGCCGCTGCACTACACGCTCCTGGTCCGCCACCGGGCGCGGGCGAAAGAGCCGGCGCCGGGTGAGTTCCTGGACCTCTTCCACCACCGCCTGCTGTCGCTGTTCTACCGCGCGTGGGAGAAGCACCGCATCGCCGTGGCCGCCGAGCGCGGCGAGCGCGACCCGCTGCGGCGCCACCTGCTGGACCTGCTGGGCGAGGGCGGCGAGGCGGCGCGCCGCGAGCTGCCGGAGGAGGCGCTGGCGTGGTTCGCGGGGGCGCTGGCGCCGCCGTCGCGCGGGGCGGTGGCGCTGGAGCAGGTGCTGGAGGAGTGCTTCGGCGTGCCGGCCGCGGTGGAGCAGTTCGTGGGGGGATGGGTTCCGCTCGACGACGGCGAGCTGTGCCGGCTGGGGGAAGATGATGGCGGCGATTCGGACGCGCTGGGATGGGGCGCGGTGGCGGGCGCCGAGGTGTGGCACCCGCAGTCGCGGATCCGCGTGGTGCTGGGGCCGCTGTCGAAGCGCGACTACGACCGCTTCCTCCCCACCGGCGGCGCGCACGGGCTGCTGAAGGCGCTGGTCCGCTTCCACACGCACGACCAGTTCGAGTGCGAGGTGCGGCTGGTGCTGGCGCGCGACGAGGTCCCCGGCTGCGTCCTGGGCGCCGCCGACGCCGAACCGCTCGGATGGAGCACCTGGGTCCGTACGCGCCCGTTCGCCGAGGATGCGGGGGATACGCTGCTGAGGCTGTGA
- the tssF gene encoding type VI secretion system baseplate subunit TssF, translating to MRDALLDYYERELTWLRRTGADFARRYPRVAQRLLLEPTKCEDPHVERLLEGFAFLAARVHLKLDDDFPEIAEALLDAAYPQYVRPIPSMAVAQLHPDPERGALPAGHPVPRGTLLYSREVAGAPCRFRTCYDTALLPVSVASAKWTAPYELRPPVRAGDAVAAIRLELRCLGGLTFSALETDSLRFHLSAEPNLAGTLYELLCNSVREVWVRDLVPGSRAEPVVLPAGAITPVGFAEDEGMLPVPRRAFVGYRLLGEYFTFPEKFWFVDLAGFERVRAAGMGEAVEVVILIAPFERGDRRNALEAGIGAETFRLGCTPIINLFPHTSEPTPVTQRAFEYRIIPDAHRPTTGVYAVEEVTAVAAGDPTPLRIEPLHAFRARGDGVDEAKVWWYARRRPSGWRPDEATDVCLHFVDRDARLAQPYAHAVTARLLCHNGDLPGRMELASDGADLSLPGGGPVLKVSLLGTPTPLVQPPSGGAQLWRLVSQLSLNYASLADDGAESLRALLALHNFAGSRAGEKHVQGVVSVAGAPMHARVGGEGGIAFARGHRVEVTFDEEEFAGGGVYLLAAVLERFMGLYVSMNSFCALTARTRQRREPLRRWPPRSGWKPLL from the coding sequence GCGGCTGCTGGAGGGGTTCGCCTTCCTGGCCGCGCGCGTGCACCTGAAGCTCGACGACGACTTTCCCGAGATCGCCGAGGCGCTGCTCGACGCGGCGTATCCGCAGTACGTGCGCCCCATCCCCTCGATGGCGGTGGCGCAGCTGCACCCCGACCCCGAGCGCGGCGCCCTTCCCGCCGGGCACCCGGTTCCGCGCGGCACGCTGCTGTACTCGCGCGAGGTGGCGGGCGCGCCCTGCCGCTTCCGCACCTGCTACGACACCGCGCTCCTCCCCGTCTCCGTCGCGTCGGCGAAGTGGACCGCGCCGTACGAGCTGCGGCCGCCCGTGCGCGCGGGCGACGCGGTGGCCGCCATCCGGCTGGAGCTGCGCTGCCTGGGGGGATTGACCTTCTCCGCGCTGGAGACGGATTCGCTCCGCTTCCACCTCTCCGCCGAGCCGAACCTGGCGGGGACGCTGTACGAGCTCCTCTGCAACAGCGTCCGCGAGGTGTGGGTGCGCGACCTGGTCCCCGGCTCGCGCGCCGAGCCCGTCGTCCTCCCCGCCGGTGCGATCACCCCCGTGGGCTTCGCGGAGGACGAGGGGATGCTCCCCGTCCCCCGCCGCGCCTTCGTGGGATACCGGCTGCTGGGCGAGTACTTCACCTTCCCCGAGAAGTTCTGGTTCGTGGACCTGGCCGGCTTCGAGCGCGTGCGCGCGGCGGGGATGGGCGAGGCGGTGGAGGTCGTCATCCTCATCGCCCCCTTCGAGCGTGGGGATCGCCGGAACGCGCTGGAGGCGGGGATCGGGGCGGAGACCTTCCGGCTGGGGTGCACGCCGATCATCAACCTCTTCCCGCACACCTCCGAGCCCACGCCGGTCACCCAGCGCGCGTTCGAGTACCGCATCATCCCCGACGCGCACCGGCCCACCACGGGCGTCTACGCGGTGGAGGAGGTGACGGCCGTGGCGGCGGGCGACCCCACGCCGCTGCGCATCGAGCCGCTGCACGCCTTCCGCGCGCGGGGCGACGGGGTGGACGAGGCGAAGGTGTGGTGGTACGCGCGGCGGCGGCCCTCCGGCTGGCGGCCCGACGAGGCGACCGACGTCTGCCTCCACTTCGTGGACCGCGACGCGCGGCTGGCGCAGCCCTACGCGCACGCGGTGACCGCGCGCCTCCTCTGCCACAATGGCGATCTCCCGGGGCGGATGGAGCTGGCGTCCGACGGGGCGGACCTGTCGCTCCCCGGCGGCGGGCCGGTGCTGAAGGTGTCGCTGCTGGGCACGCCCACGCCGCTGGTGCAGCCGCCCTCCGGCGGCGCGCAGCTCTGGCGCCTGGTCTCCCAGCTCTCCCTCAACTACGCGTCGCTCGCGGACGACGGGGCGGAGAGCCTGCGCGCGCTCCTGGCGCTGCACAACTTCGCCGGCTCGCGCGCGGGCGAGAAGCACGTGCAGGGCGTGGTCTCCGTCGCCGGCGCGCCCATGCACGCGCGCGTGGGCGGCGAGGGGGGGATCGCGTTCGCGCGCGGGCACCGGGTGGAGGTGACGTTCGACGAAGAGGAGTTCGCGGGCGGCGGCGTGTACCTCCTCGCGGCCGTGCTGGAGCGCTTCATGGGATTGTACGTGTCGATGAACAGCTTCTGCGCGCTGACCGCCCGCACGCGGCAGCGCCGGGAGCCGCTGCGGCGGTGGCCGCCCCGGTCCGGATGGAAGCCGCTGCTGTAG